Part of the Methylicorpusculum oleiharenae genome is shown below.
AACATCGCCTTTTGCTTGTTCGAGTTGATTCGCAGCTGCTTCTAATTTTGAAACCAATGACTCAGTAACTGATGCTTCGCGACGAGCATTTTCAACCGTCAACTTTAATTCGGCCACCATTCGTGCTACTGCATCACGGGCGGCTTGGTAATCATTTACAGCCGCTGATACGGCTCCAGCTGCTGTTGATAGAGCTCCGCTTGTGGAAACCATCTTGTCTGTAATTCCAACTGTTTGCTGAAGTACTCCTGTGACTCCATCTCCTGCCTTGGCAAAATTTGATGCTGCCGAGGAGAGAGTGTCAGCTCCATAATTCATTTTATTGACAGTATCTGACGTCACTTCTCGCATTGAGGACACGCTTTCCCGCATTGATTGGACAGCTTCGGTTGATTGTCCAGCCAGTGTTTGCACCTGAGTCGAAAGGGACGACAATAGTTGGTCAACTTGCAGAAGTAGATTGCGCTGTTGCTCTTGATGGAATTCACTCGAAACTCTTGTTTGGTTTTCTAGCTGCGTAACTGCACCGACAAGGCTTTCGTTAAGACCGTCAACGGTAGTGCGCACTTCGCTACCAAGGTTTGAAACGACCATGGCTGCATGTTGTGCGAGCTCACTTTGTTTATCAGCATGGGAGTCTGACGCATTTTTAGCCTGCTCTTCAAGCTGCCCAACCATCTCTGAAACTTTGGTTCCGAGAAGATCAAGTGTCTCTTGCAGTTTCTTAGATGTTTCTGACTGCGAATTTCCAACAAGCTCACGAATCTGTGAAACAAATTCACCCATCTGAGTGTTAAGAGCTTGCTGTCTTGCTTCTAGTGAAATCAATGCTTGCTCAACTTTGTCCGCCATGGCGTCCGCAGTATTTCTGCCTGCAGAGTCCAAATTAGCAGCTAATTGGTCAAATTTTCCAACGGTTGTCTGCATGGCTCCCATGGTTTGGACAAGTAACTCATTCATCCCTTTCATTTGTCCGCCAAATACATCTTCCATCTTGCTTGAGAAGGTAACCAAGGCTTCATTCAAGGCTCGTGTTACGACATCGCCATTAGTGTCTGAGCTATTGTTCATGGCCACCGACATGCGTTCTATGGGTTCTTTAAGAGAATTAGTTATCGCGTCAGCAATCTCCTGGCCACTTCTTGTAGTCGTCTCTACTTGGGCCGTAGAGGTTTGACGTATTGC
Proteins encoded:
- the zorA gene encoding anti-phage ZorAB system protein ZorA, which gives rise to MIDQLLNLTGTVQLLFAFLAGLVLFFIFRFLIPGISLLFRLNRAVVTLESIKASANGASIDPNRIAQDVMIHPTLSHLWSEFSETLHSQKEVDNSGQLRTVRWRSTVPAETFFTSQTIVDIHLKTDYFKHSPGIMTGLGIIGTFSGLLHGLEKFKGTISDNPDEVREGLSNLLGGVSEAFIVSAIAILSAMVTTFIEKYLASQCYKRVEDLCQLIDGLYEAGVGEEYLAELLSAAKTSATQTTQLKDALVADLREIMTDLASQHIEAIRQTSTAQVETTTRSGQEIADAITNSLKEPIERMSVAMNNSSDTNGDVVTRALNEALVTFSSKMEDVFGGQMKGMNELLVQTMGAMQTTVGKFDQLAANLDSAGRNTADAMADKVEQALISLEARQQALNTQMGEFVSQIRELVGNSQSETSKKLQETLDLLGTKVSEMVGQLEEQAKNASDSHADKQSELAQHAAMVVSNLGSEVRTTVDGLNESLVGAVTQLENQTRVSSEFHQEQQRNLLLQVDQLLSSLSTQVQTLAGQSTEAVQSMRESVSSMREVTSDTVNKMNYGADTLSSAASNFAKAGDGVTGVLQQTVGITDKMVSTSGALSTAAGAVSAAVNDYQAARDAVARMVAELKLTVENARREASVTESLVSKLEAAANQLEQAKGDVSGFFEEVCAELANAHQEFASSMEATLKKGNSEFHKEMSQSVSYLSSAVKELGDVVEDIPRR